Proteins encoded by one window of Ktedonobacteraceae bacterium:
- a CDS encoding ABC transporter ATP-binding protein, with product MLSKIFRVTIKYLSTLKQVARLVWTVNPRTFLALFSLAILNGLFPTASAFFTSSLLQMLVQTLHTKNVVNLPANFIGLLMLMAGVAVLNHVFQHLSTVIQNLYQTLVSNHIGLLIAEKAAVIDLAFFENPAFHNKMRTAVGEASYRPMMLLNGLMNLASTLTTLFSMSLVIALWQAWIIPVIFLSSLAMLWASVHFGAQRVALLSGRAETERKKQYLQTLLTSEQGAKEIRLFSLRQFLLNNYRALLDSTFRQDRKLAFRQVFYLGAIDVLLSVVQPLLYSFTAIQVLQGLINIGQFSFYTQSIQQLQGTLIGQMSSLGTLHEGNLFVTNLLNFLDWQPQVEAPRTESKKYLAAISARPRIEFREVTFCYPDTERIALDNVSFVIQPGEAIALVGENGAGKSTFVKLLAGLYEPTAGQILLDDVPILHLDRDDLRRYLSVIFQDYTIYYLSAYNNIGVGQVEHIQDKALLEAAAKRCGLDHVIASLPNGFETVLGSFWEHGHELSGGQRQLVAMARALVRNAPILVLDEPSAALDIYTERSLFQHLLEDRASGQFQTVIFISHRFASVRLADRILVLEHGNVIEQGTHDELLNRNGRYAEMFNLQAEQYNTSSRLITVVE from the coding sequence TTGTTGAGCAAAATCTTTAGGGTCACTATCAAATATCTTTCAACCTTAAAACAAGTTGCAAGACTTGTATGGACAGTCAATCCTCGAACTTTTCTGGCTTTATTTAGCTTAGCAATTCTAAATGGGTTGTTCCCCACTGCTAGCGCATTCTTCACCTCTAGCTTGCTTCAGATGCTAGTGCAAACGCTACACACCAAAAACGTTGTCAACTTGCCTGCTAATTTTATTGGGTTGTTAATGCTCATGGCCGGAGTAGCTGTGCTCAATCACGTTTTCCAACATCTGAGTACTGTCATCCAGAATCTCTATCAAACACTTGTTTCTAATCATATAGGCCTGCTCATTGCTGAAAAAGCAGCAGTGATTGACCTGGCCTTCTTCGAGAATCCGGCCTTTCATAACAAAATGCGCACTGCTGTAGGGGAAGCCAGTTATCGCCCAATGATGCTCCTTAACGGCCTGATGAATCTGGCTTCGACGCTCACCACACTGTTCTCCATGAGTCTTGTAATAGCACTCTGGCAAGCCTGGATCATTCCAGTAATTTTCCTCAGTTCCCTGGCTATGCTTTGGGCCTCGGTCCATTTCGGAGCCCAACGCGTAGCTTTGCTTAGTGGGCGCGCTGAAACCGAACGTAAGAAACAGTATTTACAGACATTACTTACCTCCGAGCAGGGGGCAAAAGAGATCCGACTATTTAGTCTGCGGCAGTTCCTACTCAATAACTATCGGGCTTTGCTCGATTCGACGTTTCGGCAGGATCGTAAACTTGCTTTCCGTCAGGTATTCTATCTGGGAGCAATAGATGTGCTTCTATCAGTCGTGCAACCATTGCTCTACAGCTTTACGGCGATACAAGTTTTACAAGGTTTGATTAATATCGGCCAGTTCAGCTTCTACACCCAATCAATTCAGCAATTGCAAGGGACACTGATCGGACAGATGTCCTCACTCGGCACTCTGCATGAGGGCAACCTGTTCGTGACCAATCTGCTCAACTTTCTGGATTGGCAGCCTCAGGTTGAAGCACCACGAACTGAGTCCAAGAAATATCTCGCCGCCATTTCTGCCAGACCACGCATTGAATTTCGAGAAGTGACGTTCTGCTATCCCGATACAGAGAGGATAGCCCTTGATAATGTTAGTTTCGTCATCCAGCCAGGCGAGGCAATAGCACTGGTGGGTGAAAATGGTGCTGGCAAGAGTACATTTGTCAAACTTCTGGCAGGGCTATACGAGCCAACGGCGGGGCAAATCTTACTGGATGACGTGCCGATTCTACATCTGGATCGAGATGATCTACGACGCTATCTCAGTGTGATTTTCCAGGACTACACTATCTATTATCTGTCCGCCTACAACAACATAGGTGTCGGACAAGTCGAACATATACAGGACAAGGCATTGCTTGAGGCAGCGGCCAAACGATGCGGGTTAGATCATGTTATTGCAAGTCTGCCGAATGGTTTTGAGACAGTACTAGGGAGCTTTTGGGAGCATGGACATGAGTTATCAGGTGGACAGCGGCAATTGGTAGCGATGGCACGCGCGCTAGTGCGTAACGCTCCCATACTAGTGTTAGATGAGCCGTCCGCCGCATTGGACATTTACACTGAACGCAGCCTCTTTCAGCATCTGTTAGAGGACCGGGCTAGTGGGCAGTTCCAGACAGTGATTTTTATCTCACATCGATTTGCAAGTGTACGCCTTGCCGACCGTATCCTGGTCTTAGAGCATGGAAACGTGATCGAGCAAGGAACCCATGACGAATTGCTCAATCGAAACGGGCGTTATGCAGAGATGTTTAATCTACAGGCAGAACAGTACAACACTAGCAGCAGGCTGATAACTGTAGTAGAGTGA
- a CDS encoding MauE/DoxX family redox-associated membrane protein, which yields MFTTYLLVFCRVTIALLFIFSFCGKLLALRDFAVTIGDFKLLPRKWSKGAAILFLIGEITTAILVTMDVNLTFIGFLLAITLLMIFSVALVTALWRKLDMSCNCFGRTEQRISHYDVIRNGIFILCGLTGLWLLRYAPQGLSVSEIILLALMSTVFLLFIVKLDDIVETLRQPFPNFEERR from the coding sequence ATGTTTACAACATATTTACTGGTGTTCTGTCGGGTCACTATTGCTTTATTATTTATTTTCTCCTTTTGCGGCAAGCTTCTAGCTCTCAGAGACTTTGCTGTTACTATTGGGGACTTTAAACTGTTACCACGAAAATGGAGTAAGGGCGCGGCAATACTCTTTCTGATTGGTGAAATCACCACAGCAATACTTGTGACTATGGATGTTAATTTAACATTCATCGGATTTTTGCTAGCGATAACATTGCTGATGATTTTCTCTGTCGCCCTAGTAACTGCATTGTGGCGTAAGCTCGATATGAGCTGCAATTGTTTCGGCAGGACTGAGCAGCGTATCTCTCACTATGATGTGATTCGCAACGGCATCTTTATCCTTTGTGGTCTGACCGGCCTGTGGCTGCTAAGGTATGCTCCACAAGGCTTGTCTGTTAGCGAGATTATACTGCTTGCACTTATGAGTACCGTATTCCTCCTGTTTATCGTGAAGTTGGATGATATTGTTGAGACACTTCGCCAACCTTTCCCAAACTTTGAAGAACGGAGATAA
- a CDS encoding redoxin domain-containing protein, which produces MESLLLLSLSILWGVVSVILALTLRILRWLRASSEARMKQQETMEERPALIIGAPAGDFKARTLAGKAVRLDDYAGRSVIFIFVSPACGHCRIEMPALIKLAPLAQKNAGTEIILVSDWGPVVTQQWLETIRSEDHVDVQLPILVAPRGKTDFLDDYNPRHLTPSFCLLDAQGNVQATGGIPSTAWNKLKRIWEGTTKLPAFTLMKSDDVGRKGHEV; this is translated from the coding sequence ATGGAATCCTTGCTGCTTCTAAGCCTGAGTATCCTCTGGGGTGTGGTATCGGTTATTCTGGCATTGACATTGCGGATTCTTCGCTGGCTAAGGGCCTCCTCTGAGGCGCGAATGAAACAACAAGAGACTATGGAGGAGCGCCCAGCATTGATTATTGGCGCACCAGCAGGAGACTTCAAAGCCAGGACTCTTGCTGGTAAAGCAGTACGCTTGGATGACTATGCTGGTCGCTCCGTCATCTTTATTTTTGTTTCGCCGGCATGTGGCCATTGCCGCATAGAAATGCCGGCACTCATCAAACTGGCTCCTTTGGCGCAGAAAAATGCAGGGACAGAGATCATTCTCGTCAGCGATTGGGGCCCTGTCGTGACACAACAGTGGCTAGAAACTATACGAAGCGAAGACCATGTGGACGTGCAGCTACCAATTTTGGTCGCCCCACGCGGGAAAACTGATTTTCTGGACGACTATAACCCAAGGCATCTCACCCCCTCTTTTTGTCTTCTCGATGCGCAAGGTAACGTACAAGCTACGGGGGGTATCCCATCGACCGCATGGAATAAACTCAAGCGGATTTGGGAAGGGACGACCAAGCTTCCGGCCTTCACACTTATGAAGTCTGATGATGTAGGTCGAAAGGGACATGAAGTATAA
- a CDS encoding DUF6624 domain-containing protein — protein sequence MIQGIIANFFTFSDVNGTLQITYYPQARLDYQGPEGRFIYPGASPGRYITIQEQSFLGQQITIVLAPAADGPSMTLTLLLPPMNMAGQHEQDFDTLAIKTTRSGLLSPRGALLTYEVIPLQGIAQHLLHPPYSRQGPLSDEPQEAFKAIANEIMKMSEVDQQMRKRGQWDASIDVANTQRMKGIVEHMGWPTRSKVGSPASKMAWQLVQHADHDRAFQQACLDLMKAQAPGEVSPVNIAYLEDRVRVAEGRPQVYGTQFYSDEAGKVGPRPIEDPDHVDERRQAVGLQPLSDYAREVEQSYQEYHPS from the coding sequence ATGATACAAGGCATCATCGCGAATTTCTTTACCTTCTCCGATGTCAATGGCACTCTTCAGATCACCTATTATCCTCAGGCACGACTCGACTACCAGGGTCCCGAAGGGCGTTTTATCTATCCTGGTGCCAGTCCAGGTCGCTATATAACCATCCAAGAGCAAAGCTTTCTTGGTCAGCAGATCACGATAGTGCTCGCGCCAGCGGCTGATGGTCCCTCTATGACTCTGACTCTTTTGCTCCCCCCCATGAACATGGCGGGTCAGCATGAGCAGGATTTTGACACCCTCGCTATCAAGACCACCAGATCGGGCCTGCTGTCTCCCAGAGGGGCGCTGCTCACCTACGAAGTAATCCCCTTACAGGGAATTGCTCAACATCTCCTCCATCCGCCCTATAGTCGGCAGGGACCTCTGTCAGATGAGCCACAAGAGGCCTTCAAGGCAATTGCTAATGAGATTATGAAGATGAGCGAGGTCGATCAGCAGATGAGGAAGAGGGGGCAGTGGGATGCTTCGATTGATGTGGCAAATACGCAGCGGATGAAGGGGATTGTTGAGCACATGGGGTGGCCAACGAGATCTAAGGTGGGAAGTCCTGCTTCGAAGATGGCGTGGCAGCTTGTCCAGCATGCGGATCATGACCGTGCCTTTCAGCAGGCGTGCCTCGATCTCATGAAGGCGCAAGCGCCAGGCGAGGTGTCGCCAGTGAATATCGCGTATTTAGAGGATCGGGTGAGAGTGGCAGAGGGGCGTCCTCAGGTCTATGGCACGCAATTTTATAGCGATGAGGCAGGCAAGGTTGGCCCAAGGCCAATTGAAGATCCAGACCACGTTGATGAGCGAAGACAAGCGGTGGGTCTGCAGCCGCTCAGTGACTATGCGCGTGAGGTAGAGCAGTCTTACCAGGAGTACCACCCGAGCTAG